ccagattcctaccttaccgccactttttttatttcccaagtTATTATCCCactaaacgccacatcgagttgaaaattttatatactaaataagaagcactaagaatggtgggtttGATCCTAGTTTTTATGATTatgaagaaatttatttgttgtaaataatattttttgcttttttcataattattgaaatttaagatcagattcacctttcttagtgcttcttaattacaatcacaaattttcaacttgatgtggagcttcgtgtgaaaataagttgggaaataaaaaaagtgatggTTAGATAGATATCtggccacgtgacccactcattacatggccttaagagaATCCAAATGTTTTTACCTGAAAAGtcgtatattatattttttctttagaattgatcttgtttggttaaactttatactgttttctttaaaagtcatctgttttctaaaaaatgtaactacagtgaaactcttctatagcgccaattttggggctgacgatgggtgagaactaactcattatagcccgctccacttTTGCTTGTTTACGCAATGCGGCGCAGCGTCATTTTTCGGattggctatagaagggagggctattgaaaggtttcactgtattctatttttacaaaaataatcatcttagtcacaaaacaatattttttgcttaaaaatgcaactgtttggttgaaaacaaatCTGGTTCGGTTCAggattagggatcgtccatatattacgtaagacatttttcttttgtttatatcgctgtgtccttttcaacttgataaaaatattattttcgtctttattcaaacaacagaaaaacgtcttacgtaatatatgaacAATcccttaaactgttttgttgaaaattcgactttttttgttgaatttaattttcttttaaaattcaaatctttttgtgtAGAACTAttaactattacagtttttgttttttattctttaaaaatcaactgcctggttgaaatttaaactaatttcttcaaaaatgaattttcttttcgttgaaggtttatcatttcagttggaaattcatactTCCGGGTACAAAGGACTCCGCACCAAATTTACAGTAGAtggctttttgtgaaaaattcgaaaagaaaattttgttgtattttcgaACATGAAGAGCgaaaattggaaagaaaaactagaaaaaatgaacagtttttcgACAAACACTTGTCAAAGTTTCAACTTTTACATGTattgtaatagaaaaatgcttattttagttaaatttttttttcacaaaaaactctTTGATAGATTGGGTAAAAGTTCCACACTTTGTCGATCAGACTTATcgaaacaaaaggttcatatATACATGAATATGTACATGTATATGtacatgtataataataatattattttcatattcatTGGAAAGTAAGTAGACTATACTCACATCTTCACTTACACTTTCATCATATTGCTACCGTTGTAAACAAGAAGTTTATGAATACTTGAACTTCCCGTGTAAAAATATTCCTGCAACTAAATGGTACAGGTTATAACAAGTTACATCAAATTACCACTGGCTGGTGCAAGCTCGTGCATATTTTAACCAGctaatatgattattatttatttataatcttataTATTATGAGTATTTCTCTTCCAATTATTACCACAATTATTATCGTGTAAGTGTAAGTGCACTTGACTTACATTCTTTGTCATAACGTTTTCGTGTTTGAAAATGTCCGGTGTGAGTAATCTTGggttattttgtttgttttcatgAACGATTTTAAGATTACGGGAGAAAACAACCTAAGATAACTCGCACCGTACTTTTCCAAACacgaaaaaattattacaaaaatgtaaGTAAAGTACATTTACATTTAAACGATAATAATGgtagtaataattaaaatataaatactcaTTATATATAAGAACGTAAATTTAAATATGCACGAGCGTGCACCAACCAGTGCAAGTCTGCTCTAACTTGCTCAGACCTGTACCTTTTAGTTGCCAGAATATTTTAACACGGGaagttcaaatattcataaaGTTCTTGTTCGCAAAGGAAGCAATATGACGAAAGTGTAAGTGCATATGTAAGTATAGTCTACTTagatttaaatgataataataataactatgaAACGAGCTTGCATTTGTTCAGATTGGAACAGTTTGGTGCAAGCTCGCCTTAAAGATGgtgatattattttatgttttattaaacttttactcaggtGAACTCGGTTATAcatatcatagccacggactaagtctgccgtgatttgagaaaacaccgttaactgaaaaaaatcgaaaaataagtttttcacgtcgttggaatcgtgaagaaaagatgcacctgactattaaaataattttttcaaattgttaataacttttagaataacaaattttaaattttggaaaaacgccgTTAAATGCTAAATTTGGCGagtcgtgatttggaagagagccgtaactgaccgttaactgcagactcaaatcatggacagctgaatacgtcacagaaaaattcgagaaaatgccgcaacgggcagttacggactttactaaattatcgggtggtgatctcgagccttcgtgatttcCAAGAGGTCCGCACGCGTTTACACCGTTCTCCGGAATCATGGAACCTCGAAAAAAAAGTCTGTGATTCGAGAAACgccgtaattttatttatttttagctgtgaaattcttttgttgtgaacggcgttttctcaaatcacgacaggcctatttctgaggtccgtgattcgaagagagccgtaactgcccgttacggcgttttatgaatttcagcatcccattcaacaccgttaactgcattttagataattaattaacattttttaaccatttttgtagcaaaaatgaaaaatttgtatgcaaattagtcaagaacaaccaaaaaaaactgtagaaaatgaattagaatccgcgatacacGCGAGTAAAGATTggaacagttttcgtcgattttctcggcttcgttcattttgtagttaacggtgttttctcaaattacGGCANNNNNNNNNNNNNNNNNNNNNNNNNNNNNNNNNNNNNNNNNNNNNNNNNNNNNNNNNNNNNNNNNNNNNNNNNNNNNNNNNNNNNNNNNNNNNNNNNNNNATGAACAAAAACGCAAGGGATGTTCTGATTAAAATATCAGGTTTAAGGGCTGTTAAAACATCCCTTCACATTAATCCAAAGACATATCCCTGCTCTGCAAGCTTCCTCTACGTGTTTGAAAGTGATTTCAAACCGTATCAGTTAAATAGAAAATCTTTTGTGATTTTAGttactaaaaaattatgatttctataCTTGGCTGCTAATACTATCAAAGAGTTTTTGagaaggaaaaaatatttcactaaaataagcatttttctattaaaaaacgtGTAAAAGTTAAAACTTTGACAAGCGTTTGtcaaaaaactgtccattttccatacttttttctgtcaaatttttgcactgcaggttgaaaattaacttttttgttcaaagttcatattttttgttaaaaattccaatatttggttaaaaatgtaactatttttataaaaatttaactgtttggataaaaatttaattattttgttcaaacataGTTTTTTCGTGTAATGCAAGTTgtggagttaaaaattaaagttttcgggctgaaaattgaactcttttgtagataattctacTTCTTCTCTCAGAATCGAATAACtacgttaaaaattgatgtattttgttgaaaattcatctttttatatataaaattaatattttctgtgaaaaaattaatcattcggttaaaaaaagaaaattattcagtcAGGAATTATtctcctttaattgaaaattcaagtacttggttgaaataatgtactaatttttttataagatacgcttcttttaacaaatacttaattttagatgttaaaaaatagttttttctttgtcaacaattattttttcatctgaaaatttgactatttcgcaTTTGGTtcgaaatgtatattttataagttaaaaattcaagtatttcgtagaaaattattgtattccgatggaaattcgtgttttcggttaaaaagttaatcttgtttgatgaacattcatttttttgtttaaaaattcaactattttattaaaaattaattttgtttgtttaacgGAACTgactaaaaattcttctcttggtAGGAagctaatcttttttggttaaaaaataatttttcaaattaagaattgaactgttatgttcaaaatttgtttattttaaatggtattttttcgtttaattcaactagtttaaaattcttcttttggtacAAATATCATCTTAAAAATGACTttacaaaaattgatctttttggcttgtgaattcacctgtttttgatgaaatttaaatattttttgttagaagattccaggatttggttaaaaatgtatattttagtttgaaaatttaactgttttgataaagGTGTCCTTTTGTTGGaaacttcaattgttttgttaaaaattcgtccatttgagtggaaaattcatctttaattgtaaaaaagcCATCTCtcgcagttgaaaattaaatttttcgttaaaaatttaactgacttcgagaaaaatcgttgtttagctagaaaattgatatatttgattaaaggttacaatattttgtagaaatttttggtagaaaattatgaaattttagaaatttagatcattttttaataatattcgttGGTCTTATTTTAGAAACACTTCAGCTCggaagtaaactttttttatctttaaatgatgATTTTGACTTAACGGAATAATATTTCACTTTACTGAGAAATTCTGATTTTGTTGGTTATTACCTAATTCTGTACTGAAACCATTCAACTCTATTAATATCAATAAGAGAAAATTTTGTCTtctacagtttcaataaaaatttttacatttataatgtTAGTAGTAGcataaatgttgaaaaacatGAGCAAAATAgcgttgtttaatttaaaaatgatttcatcaaagcggtaaattatttttttaacttaagaatacAATATGCATCTCCTATAAAATCGCGTTGTAATCAATTAGAATCTTTTCAAGTAGCCTAAAATCTTTGATATTCGCTCAAATTCgctctttttgaaattatttgcaattgtcggaaattctaaaaaattctttgaatcccaaagaaaatttaaatctctttaaaatctttggaattttttccaaGACAcccaataaaatcctttaaaacattttgaagtctgttgaaatcttgtgaaattttgagaaatgcctggaaatttttttaaacgttcaaaatcactcgaaaccttttgaaatctttcgaaattttgattttttaaaatggcgTATGCTATTTTAGAAAACCTAGGgaagaagtttgaaaatatgtttaaaggtaatgttaaaaaattgttgcattaGCGACATTTGTgtcgtttatttttaaatagtaggAAAATACTTGCATCCTGAAGAATGCGTCAAAAAGTTCACAATACTGGCGTGAGTCCAATATATGATATCATCTTACCAAAAAAACTAGAGAAAATACCTACACTGTTGGCGATAGAATTATTTTTGGGACTagaattgaatttcattttttcgattctaatcaattttcaacagcatttatttttatctagaaatcgTCCGTGAAGTAtgattaccaataaaattaaatttaaaaagtgacttACCGTCCGGTTCTGGCTTAAATCCATGAGGCCGCTCATCGTTgagtcttagttgaaaataatccGTCTGAGGAAAATCGGAACCTGAATTGTTCAATTCTGCTTctgaatattccaatttttttgctatcaaattttcttttatcatcaATTCAAAGTCATCTCGAGAATTATCTTCACAGAATGAACTGCCGCAACTAGAAATGATCGAATCCAGTGAATTtaagtttgtatttttgaaatttgaaaaataaaaaaaaataaaaatcataccTCAACCTATAGTTCCAAAGTTTCAGGTCTTTTGATTCAGAAAAATCACCTTCATAATGAGAAAGTGAGCTTATATGAAGCTTTGGTGAAAATGAAAGATCCTTCAAAGTAACAAATTTGGAGGTATTCTCAATATACTGAGGAGGCGATGCTTTTCCTGCAATTTATGTTATTTATACGGTCTgagattcaaaattataaaatattttatgattatctCCTTTCAGC
This Belonocnema kinseyi isolate 2016_QV_RU_SX_M_011 chromosome 3, B_treatae_v1, whole genome shotgun sequence DNA region includes the following protein-coding sequences:
- the LOC117169917 gene encoding uncharacterized protein LOC117169917; translated protein: MTRKASPPQYIENTSKFVTLKDLSFSPKLHISSLSHYEGDFSESKDLKLWNYRLSCGSSFCEDNSRDDFELMIKENLIAKKLEYSEAELNNSGSDFPQTDYFQLRLNDERPHGFKPEPDELALVLTAISDSSVHWNLKWRNKKDELKDENTISVSTFKRGRCWL